The Vicia villosa cultivar HV-30 ecotype Madison, WI linkage group LG1, Vvil1.0, whole genome shotgun sequence genome includes a region encoding these proteins:
- the LOC131662162 gene encoding uncharacterized protein LOC131662162, whose translation MELERTKTKKYTFKSLEVEELRMLGSLIIDHDKFCSYIIGLPITERTPFTGLEKDPKSHEIAKFTHLRKDEIEKNMVTKGGLPWLLADFLIEKALTLSQERKEGDFEVVFSLLVYGLFLFPNIDNFVDMNAIKIFMKGKPVPTLLGDTYYSIHLRNSYGKGMVTCCTPILYKWYISHLLDTLEFWSHKEGPRWSYKIMTLTNTNIVWTNNHFCRMKTLDCCGDFPNVTLIGTKGGISYSPVLTRRHFGVPMDKKPRNILLDGFFLEEKVENKELRERIANAWHSSHRKEIKDWKTKGDLSLEPFDS comes from the exons ATGGAACTTGAAAGAAcaaaaaccaagaaatatacttTCAAGAGTTTAGAGGTGGAAGAATTGAGAATGTTAGGGTCTTTGATTATTGATCACGACAAGTTCTGTAGCTA CATCATTGGGTTGCCTATTACTGAAAGGACTCccttcactggtttagaaaaggaTCCCAAGTCTCATGAGATTGCAAAGTTTACTCACTTGAGGAAGGATGAAATTGAGAAGAACATGGTTACTAAAGGAGGATTACCTTGGTTGCTTGCTGACTTCTTGATTGAGAAAGCCCTCACCTTGTCACAAGAAAGGAAAGAAGGTGACTTTGAGGTTGTGTTTTCTTTATTGGTCTATGGATTGTTCCTGTTTCCAAATattgacaactttgttgatatgaatgcTATTAAGATCTTTATGAAAGGAAAACCTGTTCCTACCCTGCTTGGGGACACTTACTATTCCATTCATCTAAGAAATTCCTATGGAAAGGGAATGGTTACTTGTTGTACTCCTATTCTATACAAGTGGTACATCTCTCATCTGCTTGACACCCTCGAGTTCTGGAGTCACAAAGAAGGACCAAGATGGTCCTACAAGATCATGACTCTCACCAACACTAATATTGTTTGGACTAACAATCACTTTTGCAGGATGAAGACTTTGGATTGCTGTGGTGATTTCCCTAATGTTACCCTCATTGGTACAAAAGGAGGAATTAGCTATAGCCCCGTTTTAACTCGTCGTCACTTTGGGGTTCCTATGGACAAAAAGCCAAGGAATATTCTATTGGATGGGTTCTttcttgaagaaaaggttgaaaaTAAAGAGCTTAGAGAAAGGATTGCTAATGCTTGGCATTCAAGCCATAGGAAGGAAATTAAAGATTGGAAAACAAAAGGAGATCTCTCACTTGAGCCCTTTGATAGCTAG